The Malus domestica chromosome 17, GDT2T_hap1 genome contains the following window.
TTGCCAACATAGATTTTGATATATAAACACACTTTCTTTCTAACAATATATATACTTTGTCTGCAGACTTACAAAACAATGAGCATCGTACCAATCTGTGAATTAAAGCCTTTTAGAAACAATATGAAGATCAAAGTTAGAATATGCCGGTTGTGGAGACCCAAAATGTTTGGACGCCAAAACCAATTCAATGGCTTACAATGTGTACTGGTTGATGAACTGGTGAGAAAACCATTTTGTTTAAATGTAATATAGTTAAAACTATAATTtcaaaaagaagagaaagctATAAATAACTCTTTATAATTTTTGTAATGCAGAATGATGCCATTGAAGCCTCGGTCTTAGAAGCAGACTATGAGATAGTAGCTCCAAAAATTAAAGTTGGTTGTATATATGAGATCACACGGTTGCATAGCCGTTCCAGTAAACAAACGTACAAGGTCGTACCACACACTGTACAACTATACTTCAATGGGAAAACAACTTTCAAACAAATACCAGAAAGACCTCCACACATTCCTGAGCACCGCTTTTATTTAGTGGATTACAGTGAATTGTTATCCCGTGTAGATAAAGTTGAAATTCTCACAGGTAATTAAACACATTTATAAACCTACATCTATATGCCATTTTTGTTTGTCAACATTTTTTCATGCTATAATCTTATGATATTGGATTGCCAAATTGCAAGATGTTATGGGACATATCACAGCAGTGCAACCATTGGAAGACAgaatggttaacaaagaaagactAGAAACAAAATGTGACGTTCACCTTCAAAACACCAGGTAATCATTTTATCATGTGGTAATCGTTCATTAGACATTGAATACGTGTCAAGCGTATATTCAACTATAACATAACTGACATTATGGGAAAGAATAGGCAATTGTATTTAGATGGGTGGAATACAAAAACTATTGATGCAGGAACCTGAACCTATGGTGATCCATATGCAATTTAAGGTGATTTCATTAATGAGTAATCAAgttctgtttttaattttttcttcttttgatatgtgaatgtCGATTGTCGAAGAACTGAAGGTTGCTAGGTTGGTGAAAATCTGAAAGTAAACGAGTTGGAAATGCTGTGCACAGAAATGGAGTGTTCTGCAAAATGGttttcacacacacatatatggaCTCCAAAAGTAAACGAGTTGTAAATGTTTCGTAATATTTTGCTCTAACTTCTTTGGTCAGAAACGAAGAAGTGAGAGTTACACTTTGGGGAGACTGCGCCAGGACCTTTGATATTGAAGTTGTAACACAACAACTATCACCAATTGTGGCTGTGTTCACAAGTCT
Protein-coding sequences here:
- the LOC103442160 gene encoding replication protein A 70 kDa DNA-binding subunit B-like, giving the protein MSIVPICELKPFRNNMKIKVRICRLWRPKMFGRQNQFNGLQCVLVDELNDAIEASVLEADYEIVAPKIKVGCIYEITRLHSRSSKQTYKVVPHTVQLYFNGKTTFKQIPERPPHIPEHRFYLVDYSELLSRVDKVEILTDVMGHITAVQPLEDRMVNKERLETKCDVHLQNTRNEEVRVTLWGDCARTFDIEVVTQQLSPIVAVFTSLKVKRFLGNTVLSSTRCTLFFINPKIPKATNYKSISSHALKMIPTSA